Proteins from a genomic interval of Candidatus Zixiibacteriota bacterium:
- a CDS encoding DUF72 domain-containing protein, whose protein sequence is MLIRGNTVIRVGTSGYSFLDWIGNFYPADLPRGKMLDFYKEHFNTVEINSSYYSIPHPKVYENMVSKVPKDFEFFVKAHKSFTHERKDIMEIAQKYINSLKPLKESQKLCGILFQFPFSFKFNDQNLTYLRRVYDLFTKERIIVEFRHASWVREQVFEFFEKYDITYCSVDEPRIPKLLDPEIFVTNDMGYVRFHGRNRRMWWEGGGERYDYLYSDTELLDWAKKIEYDTRTARRVYLFFNNCHHGQAVKNARMMLEVLEDRLGKKDEE, encoded by the coding sequence ATGCTGATTCGTGGAAATACGGTTATCAGGGTCGGAACTTCCGGCTATTCGTTTCTGGACTGGATCGGTAATTTCTATCCCGCCGACCTTCCCAGGGGCAAAATGCTCGATTTTTACAAAGAGCATTTCAATACGGTCGAAATCAATTCATCATATTACAGCATCCCGCATCCCAAAGTCTATGAAAACATGGTCAGTAAAGTGCCAAAGGATTTCGAATTTTTCGTGAAGGCGCATAAAAGCTTTACCCATGAACGCAAAGATATCATGGAAATCGCTCAGAAATACATTAATTCTCTTAAACCTTTGAAAGAAAGCCAGAAACTGTGCGGTATACTGTTTCAGTTTCCGTTCTCATTTAAATTCAATGACCAGAATCTTACCTATCTGAGAAGGGTCTATGACCTTTTTACAAAGGAACGTATAATTGTCGAGTTTCGACACGCTTCCTGGGTTCGTGAGCAGGTCTTCGAGTTCTTCGAAAAGTACGATATTACATACTGTTCCGTCGACGAGCCCCGAATTCCCAAACTCCTGGATCCGGAGATATTCGTTACGAATGATATGGGTTATGTGCGATTCCACGGCCGTAACCGTCGTATGTGGTGGGAAGGCGGTGGAGAGCGCTATGACTATCTGTACAGCGATACCGAACTTCTGGACTGGGCCAAAAAGATTGAGTACGATACCCGTACGGCCAGAAGAGTATACCTGTTTTTCAATAATTGCCATCACGGGCAGGCTGTTAAAAACGCCAGGATGATGCTGGAAGTTCTGGAAGACAGGCTGGGGAAAAAAGATGAAGAGTAA